From a region of the Corallococcus coralloides DSM 2259 genome:
- a CDS encoding 2,3-bisphosphoglycerate-dependent phosphoglycerate mutase: MPILALVRHGQSLWNQENRFTGFVDVPLTEQGRNEARKAAEALQDVKFDVAYTSALSRAQQTLAILLETLKQTPPVIRDAALNERHYGDLQGLNKADAAKEFGEKQVHIWRRSYDVPPPNGESLEMTAKRVLPFFDRAIAGDLRQGKNVLVVAHGNSNRSLVMRLDKLSGETVVGLELATGVPLVYEIGADGQVVSKRG; this comes from the coding sequence ATGCCCATCCTCGCCCTCGTCCGTCATGGTCAGTCCCTCTGGAACCAGGAGAACCGCTTCACCGGCTTCGTGGACGTGCCCCTCACCGAGCAGGGCCGCAACGAGGCCCGCAAGGCCGCCGAAGCCCTCCAGGACGTGAAGTTCGACGTCGCCTACACCTCCGCCCTCAGCCGCGCGCAGCAGACGCTGGCCATCCTGCTGGAGACGCTGAAGCAGACCCCGCCCGTCATCCGCGACGCGGCCCTCAACGAGCGCCACTACGGCGACCTGCAGGGCCTCAACAAGGCGGACGCCGCCAAGGAGTTCGGCGAGAAGCAGGTCCACATCTGGCGCCGCTCCTATGACGTGCCGCCCCCCAACGGCGAGTCCCTGGAGATGACCGCCAAGCGCGTGCTGCCCTTCTTCGACCGGGCCATCGCGGGCGACCTGCGCCAGGGCAAGAACGTGCTCGTCGTGGCGCACGGCAACTCCAACCGCTCCCTGGTGATGCGCCTGGACAAGCTGTCCGGTGAGACGGTGGTGGGCCTGGAGCTCGCCACCGGCGTGCCGCTCGTCTACGAGATTGGCGCCGACGGCCAGGTCGTCTCCAAGCGCGGCTGA
- a CDS encoding phosphopantetheine-binding protein translates to MSTQSAVPSPMEARLAGYWQELLGVDAVRPEDHFLEVGGNSLLATMLANRIEDDLGLQVGMVDLFNTLSAVAAVCERLQQETQAAG, encoded by the coding sequence ATGAGCACACAGAGCGCGGTCCCCTCGCCCATGGAGGCGCGGCTGGCGGGTTACTGGCAGGAGCTTCTGGGGGTGGACGCCGTGCGGCCGGAGGACCACTTCCTGGAGGTGGGGGGCAACTCGCTCCTGGCCACCATGCTGGCCAACCGCATCGAGGACGACCTGGGCCTCCAGGTGGGCATGGTGGACCTGTTCAACACGCTGAGCGCGGTGGCGGCCGTCTGCGAGCGCCTCCAGCAGGAGACCCAGGCCGCCGGCTGA
- a CDS encoding type I polyketide synthase yields MDHANEAGAAAGGEDAPMAVAVVGLALRFPGAEDARQYWRNLVGGVDSITRLDAAGRERLGLPQGDEWITAAGVLEEAEGFDAAFFGYSAREAEQMDPQHRALLECAWAAMESAGYAPRGQPMRAAVYAGAGFTTYGGRDVAAGLAGALGLSGDFLATRVSYELDLTGPAMTVQTACSTSLVALHLACQSLLAGECDLALAGGVSIRTPQLGAHRNQEGGILAPDGRCRPFDVNAAGTAVGNGVGMLVLKRLADAVADRDSIRAIVLGTALNNDGGAKTGFAAPSVQGQAAVIREALSVAGVAPSDVSYVEAHGTATALGDPIEVAALKQVFQGVSPGACGLGGVKSNFGHLDAAAGVAGVIKTVLSMEHRTLPPTLNFTKPHPMLELEGSPFQVVGSTREWVGPLPLRAGVTALGIGGTNAHVVLQEAPALPETDAPRRGEEVLLLSAKTEGALDRMTAALAERVQGASGPWLADVAHTLQVGRARFPWRRFVVVRQGEDAAAVLEGRSSSGEDSPPRMRTVFDEGESRGVAFLFPGGGAQRVNMGEAFLREPAFRAAIDGCAEWLRGPMGADLRDILFAGPERFDAAARELDRPLWSQPALFVCDWALAQLWLSWGVKPEALLGHSLGEYVAACLAGVFTLEEALGLVVARGRLMEAMPPGGMLSVLAPVELVSELVGPAVSVAAINGPETCVLSGPLPELEAAEQALTARGIEHKRVRYARAAHSSMMEPSLEGFAREVARVKLRAPSLPVVSSLTGRWLQDREATSPDYWVRHLRHTVRFSDALGCLLESGDRALIEVGPGTTLTALARQHPARKTQPVLATLSTKGDAPGSALSALGEAWAAGVDVDWEHLRDGERRRRVDLPTYSFDREHYSLDDAAPSPVTRDAMAAKAKATGPSKPKERAPRRGERVAPRDATEQSLAECFQTLFRLDDVSIHDDFFALGGDSLVALRLLAMISERFGKRLALKEMLTAPTVELLARKLGGREDAQFLPPGMALLQQGTRGPPLFFVHAAGGQSVFYRDLARAIDASRTAYAFESRGLEPDGPLHTSVDEMATAYLEGLRALQPVGPYLLVGASFGGAVVYEMARRLAAEGHAVPLCAMLDTPGPGDIARARAGEVGLAQEQVLADPEQQRRYVRVWEANMTALRDYPMPRFEGGTLQFFRAATVIEHMPKHVELEWLDSGAVVRVETVPGDHQSMLTGGNAEGLGAKLAAFLP; encoded by the coding sequence ATGGACCACGCGAACGAGGCCGGAGCGGCCGCCGGGGGCGAGGACGCGCCCATGGCGGTGGCGGTGGTGGGGTTGGCGCTGCGCTTTCCGGGGGCGGAGGACGCGCGCCAGTACTGGCGCAACCTGGTGGGTGGGGTGGACTCCATCACCCGGCTGGACGCGGCGGGCCGGGAGCGGCTGGGGCTGCCCCAGGGCGACGAGTGGATCACCGCGGCGGGGGTGCTGGAGGAGGCAGAGGGTTTCGACGCGGCGTTCTTCGGGTACTCGGCGCGCGAGGCGGAGCAGATGGATCCGCAGCACCGGGCGCTCCTGGAGTGCGCGTGGGCGGCGATGGAGTCCGCGGGGTATGCGCCTCGGGGGCAGCCGATGCGGGCGGCGGTGTACGCGGGGGCGGGCTTCACGACGTACGGGGGGCGGGACGTGGCCGCGGGGCTTGCGGGGGCGCTGGGGCTCTCCGGGGACTTCCTCGCCACGCGGGTGTCGTACGAACTGGACCTGACGGGCCCGGCGATGACCGTGCAGACGGCGTGCTCCACGTCGTTGGTGGCGTTGCACCTGGCCTGTCAGTCGCTGCTCGCGGGCGAGTGCGACCTGGCGCTCGCGGGGGGCGTGTCCATCCGCACGCCGCAGCTGGGGGCGCACCGCAACCAGGAGGGCGGCATCCTGGCGCCGGATGGGAGATGCCGGCCGTTCGACGTGAACGCGGCGGGGACGGCGGTGGGCAATGGCGTGGGGATGCTGGTGCTCAAGCGGCTGGCGGACGCGGTGGCGGACCGGGACAGCATCCGCGCCATCGTGCTGGGCACGGCGCTGAACAACGATGGGGGCGCGAAGACGGGGTTCGCGGCGCCTTCGGTGCAGGGGCAGGCGGCGGTCATCCGCGAGGCGCTGTCGGTGGCGGGCGTGGCGCCGTCGGACGTGTCCTATGTGGAGGCGCACGGGACGGCGACGGCGCTGGGGGATCCGATTGAGGTCGCGGCGCTCAAGCAGGTGTTCCAGGGGGTGTCGCCGGGGGCCTGTGGCCTGGGCGGGGTGAAGAGCAACTTCGGGCACCTGGACGCGGCGGCGGGCGTGGCGGGGGTCATCAAGACGGTGCTGTCGATGGAGCACCGCACGCTGCCTCCGACGCTGAACTTCACGAAGCCGCATCCGATGCTGGAGCTGGAGGGCAGTCCCTTCCAGGTGGTGGGGAGCACGCGCGAGTGGGTGGGCCCGCTGCCGCTGCGCGCAGGGGTGACGGCGCTGGGGATTGGGGGCACGAACGCGCATGTGGTGTTGCAGGAGGCGCCGGCTCTGCCGGAGACGGATGCGCCCCGGCGCGGGGAAGAGGTGCTGCTCCTGTCCGCGAAGACGGAGGGGGCGCTGGATCGGATGACCGCTGCGCTCGCGGAGCGGGTGCAGGGGGCTTCGGGACCATGGCTCGCGGACGTTGCTCATACGTTGCAGGTGGGGCGTGCTCGCTTCCCGTGGCGCCGCTTCGTCGTGGTCCGCCAGGGCGAGGACGCGGCGGCGGTGCTGGAGGGGCGGTCCTCCTCTGGTGAGGATTCGCCTCCGCGGATGCGCACCGTGTTCGACGAGGGCGAGTCTCGTGGCGTGGCCTTCCTGTTCCCGGGCGGCGGTGCGCAGCGGGTGAACATGGGCGAGGCGTTCCTTCGCGAGCCCGCGTTCCGCGCGGCCATTGATGGGTGCGCGGAGTGGCTTCGCGGTCCCATGGGCGCGGACCTCCGCGACATCCTCTTCGCCGGACCCGAGCGCTTCGACGCTGCGGCCCGTGAGCTGGACCGTCCGCTGTGGTCCCAGCCCGCACTGTTCGTCTGCGACTGGGCGCTCGCGCAGCTGTGGCTGTCGTGGGGCGTGAAGCCGGAGGCGCTGCTGGGGCACTCGCTCGGCGAATACGTGGCCGCGTGCCTCGCGGGGGTGTTCACGTTGGAGGAGGCTCTGGGCCTCGTCGTCGCTCGCGGACGCTTGATGGAGGCGATGCCCCCAGGCGGGATGCTGTCCGTGCTCGCGCCCGTGGAGCTGGTCTCCGAGCTCGTGGGGCCGGCTGTGTCGGTGGCGGCCATCAACGGCCCGGAGACCTGTGTCCTCTCCGGACCGCTGCCGGAGCTGGAGGCCGCGGAGCAGGCGCTGACGGCGCGGGGCATCGAGCACAAGCGGGTGCGCTACGCGCGCGCCGCGCACTCCTCCATGATGGAGCCATCCCTGGAAGGCTTCGCACGGGAGGTGGCCCGCGTGAAGCTCCGCGCGCCCTCGCTGCCTGTCGTGTCCAGCCTCACCGGCCGGTGGCTCCAGGATCGCGAGGCGACGTCTCCCGACTATTGGGTCCGGCACCTGCGGCACACGGTTCGCTTCTCCGACGCGCTGGGCTGCCTGCTGGAGTCCGGCGACCGGGCATTGATTGAAGTGGGCCCTGGCACGACGCTCACCGCGCTTGCGAGGCAGCATCCGGCTCGGAAGACGCAGCCCGTGCTGGCCACCCTGTCGACGAAGGGCGACGCACCGGGGAGCGCCCTGTCTGCCCTGGGCGAAGCGTGGGCCGCGGGCGTGGACGTGGACTGGGAACACCTCCGGGACGGCGAGCGGCGCCGTCGCGTGGACCTGCCGACCTACAGCTTCGACCGCGAGCACTACAGCCTGGACGATGCCGCGCCGAGCCCCGTCACACGCGACGCCATGGCGGCCAAGGCGAAGGCGACCGGGCCCTCGAAGCCGAAGGAGCGGGCTCCCCGTCGCGGTGAGCGCGTGGCGCCCCGAGACGCCACGGAGCAGTCCCTGGCAGAGTGCTTCCAGACGCTGTTCCGCCTGGACGACGTGAGCATCCACGACGACTTCTTCGCGTTGGGCGGCGACTCGCTGGTCGCGCTCCGGCTGCTCGCGATGATCTCCGAACGCTTCGGCAAGCGGCTCGCGCTGAAGGAGATGCTGACCGCGCCCACGGTTGAGCTGTTGGCGCGGAAGCTGGGCGGACGGGAGGATGCCCAGTTCCTGCCGCCGGGCATGGCGCTGCTCCAGCAGGGCACTCGCGGTCCGCCGCTCTTCTTCGTGCACGCGGCCGGAGGCCAGTCGGTGTTCTACCGCGACCTGGCGCGCGCCATCGACGCGAGCCGGACCGCCTACGCCTTCGAGTCCCGGGGCCTGGAGCCGGACGGACCGCTGCACACGTCCGTCGACGAGATGGCGACGGCCTACCTGGAAGGCCTGCGCGCGCTGCAGCCCGTGGGGCCATACCTGCTGGTGGGTGCGTCGTTCGGCGGCGCGGTGGTCTACGAGATGGCCCGCAGGCTGGCAGCGGAAGGCCACGCGGTGCCGCTGTGCGCGATGCTCGACACGCCGGGCCCTGGGGACATCGCTCGGGCGCGGGCAGGCGAAGTGGGCCTCGCGCAGGAGCAGGTCCTCGCGGATCCGGAGCAGCAGCGTCGGTACGTGCGCGTCTGGGAGGCGAACATGACGGCCCTGCGCGACTACCCCATGCCTCGCTTCGAGGGCGGCACCCTCCAGTTCTTCCGCGCGGCGACGGTCATCGAGCACATGCCAAAGCACGTGGAACTCGAATGGCTGGACTCGGGCGCGGTGGTCCGGGTGGAGACCGTGCCCGGTGACCACCAGTCGATGCTCACGGGAGGTAACGCCGAAGGGCTGGGCGCGAAGCTCGCGGCGTTCCTTCCGTGA